The sequence GCTTGAAACCCTCAATAACAGGTCCAAACGACAAAAACACGCTATTGAACATGACAATCCTTTCATCACAATCCACTTCATTTAGTCTTCAACAGATAACTGTATCGGGGTTCGTGATTTGTAAGATATTCATCCATCTAGGCAGACAATTGTACGATTCGATCCAATCTCCGAATATCTTCGTATTGCTTTTCTTCTTCCGTCCCACACTTTCCAGTAACTAACGGAATAACCATATTTTTCAAGATAATATCTTGTAATGTTTTGACATCAActgatggattttttttttaaaactatgatGCTTACCTTAGACGCAATTAGATTTGAGTCCAATTGATTGTGATCCTGACTCAGTCTTGCATACACACATGAATGAGGGTCATTATACTGggtaatttcaaatttaccaTCTTTTTTACGGCAGACAGCGTGAAATCTCCACGTGCACCCATTGCCATATCTTTTAAACCTAACATCCCATACTGTTTTCTTTGACTCAatgacttcaaaattttgatctCGAATGATTGAATAACTTTTCACtgcatttttaaaattcaatttggaaTTGAATATAATCCCCTTAAGTAATGAATTAGACTCCATATTACTGTCTTCCTCAGTTGTTGAATCGGGTACAATGTTCATGTCGTTCAGGTCTATCTCAGTAAATGTTTCAGGGACTTCACGAATGCTATAAAATTGACCAGGTAGTTGATCTAGATCGATATCATCATTGTCTATTTCAACTTCTTTGTTGTTTGTGGCAATAGTTGGATCACAATGCTCATCCTCCACATTATGACTTCCCAACTCAGTAGTAGTTTCAACTTCTTCTCTCGTTGAGGTTGGACTTGGGACACTGGGTTGAGATATATATAGTTCAACTCTATTTGGAGAGTATGGAGCGTTGCTCATTATGAACCATACATCAGCTTCACTTCATAATGAGATAGGGATATAGAAAGTAGATCCCGCTACATAACTaccatatataaatattacctcTACCCCATCATCTCTATTTATGGATAATGCATCACATAATCCATCGATTAATGTGTTGAAGTCAACTTAACGATGCATGTTTATACAAAGAGATGGTTGCCTATCATATTCTATCCCGTTTGGCCCAATAACAATGTTTCCATgtatataacataaaaatttcACAATGTCCATTGTAGTTTGGCCAATGCAATCTGatatttatcataatatatGTAACTATATATTAGGCCAACTATATTCATGTGCTATTCCTATTTTTATAAAGGAatgatttgtttaaaaaaataaaggaatattttttttaaaataatattcaccttcaaacaaaaataataaaaaataggtacaaaatcatgataaatattattattaaagacATGTATCATTATTTGACCataaatcaatgataaatattcttttaaattgacATGAATCTTTGTTTTTTAATCATCATTACAATATTAAGGAgaataatccaaaataaattgaCTAGATAAACGgtaaacataacaacaacaacaataatactaacaataacattaacattaacattcaaacattcaatatttaataatcactacatcattccaaataatagtaaataacTATATACATAACCTTTGAATGACTTAATTGTAGAGTTTTTTTCAGGAATAATAGCCACtgtaatcaaaattaaaaaaaaaaaaaaaactaatacaaaattatgaacattttacatttttatttcatttgagaaataaaatgttaaattaaccgattataaaataatttttctaattcatcccctataaaataaattctccaattaatccattctaaaataaaatgtcaatgtttctccaattaatccattataaaataaagaaataatatccactattaattttttttaatatatatatatatatatatatataaagagagagattttaataacttttatagtttttattgtAGCTGAAACAATTATATTTGTGGGTGAACTTTAATTAGTTCATCTAAATTCTGTTTAAAACTAATTGAGTGTGAGGTGTTTGTCAATGGACTTGGTTAGTTCATCGGTGATATTTTAGTTGGCTCCTATATCAAGAGTGGCCCTACACATAGTTATAtgtttatatgtatgtatattttttttaaaaaaaaataaaatcctaagtCAGTCACATGAGATTTcactgatttttattttttaggtttGTTCAATATCATCTAATCTCTTTAATATAGACTCTAGAAAACCAAAGATATAAATTTGATGTTAAAATCCTATtccatatttatttttgttttcatctATTTATCATTAAACATTTAATAGCATAGGTTTGTATAGAATTTAATGCTTGATTTATTATATGACTTTGAATAATAgttataagatataaatatttactcatcaagtaaataaataagggATGTAATTTACACCAATACCACCATTAACTTTATATTCTtatttaaatacctatttttagatttcattttctttctttaattctttttataaaaaaggtATAtcaatggttttagtttttttttttctccacaaaataaagtaatatcactattttttccattaagaacatattcttaattttacatttaaaacaactaataaattttaaaattttggcaaaataaaAAAGGATGTTTGATTATGCTCCTaattgcaaacctttttcttttatgtgtaaTAGATATCTAGGTATTTGATCTAAGGATAGATTTTTAGATaacattagatttttttttctttgaacgtgaaataaagataaattttgatttttaaaaaatttgagttagactatttttactaaaaatatggagaaaatatgatttttttttcttataaaaaaccTTTCATTTTACATATGATGCTAAAAGATATggaaaatgtaatttttattatttttctctaacgTATGATgctaaaaaataagagaaaaataaattattaatgatttcaaatgtaaaattttattgaatgCGTCTTTCCAAGCTAATAATTTCAATATGGATAAAAATAATGCCCTATTTatctaaatagttttaaaagtgCATTTTTGTCTAATTATCTTGGTAAAGTaccttatttttccaattaactCGTTAGtacatttgattttgaatttattagGTCATTGACttagtgattttttaaaaaaaaatctagaatcaTTTAGAAGTCTGATAACCTATTTTTAATTGTTAACCCAAATATATATAACACAATGTTAATCACATGTAATTCTCCCTTATGAAAAACTATGAAATTAaaccaatataaaaaaaattatgagaatcaATACAAAAGAAATTAACTCCCtgtaaaaaatatatcaacttattaaaagaaaaatattgcaccttaccaaaaaaaaatttgaatgatgGTTTATAGAACTTTTATTCAATATAATATCCActgtaaacaaaataaacacggtaaacaaaataaacattaaaaaaatcagtaaagattatcaaaaacttaattttttgttaaataacaaaaatatatcaacttaccaaataaaatactacattgaaacaaattaataatatgaagGCGGAAATTGCAATGACCGTTAAACttgaaatgagaagaaaatatGGGGAGAAAATATGAAGATGGAAGTTTGATTCTTGGGTGTTTGAAAATGAAGGCAGAAGATGATCGGtgtttgaaaataaaagaagaaggtgaagaaaTGAAGGGAAGAAAATAGGATTCGGGTGTTTGTTGTTTgtaaaggaagaagatgaagaaatgaagTTTGTTTAGGGGTTTTAAATTGGAAATGAAGGGGAAGAagacaaaaaagaaataaaggtGGAACGGTCGACGAGGCGGTCAACTGACCGTCTAAATGTGTTTGTTCAacagaagcaattagagtgagTTGACAACTCCACTTTTCTGACGCCAGTGAATGCATCTGTTCATTCAGACATTctgtttttttaatgaattgaaAAAATCAGAGTGAATTGACAACTCCACTTTTCTAACGTCACTGAATGTGTCTGTTGAATAGACGCATCTAGacatttcgttttttttaatgaattgaaaaaaataataaaatatttcagaATGCGTCTCTTGAAGAGACACATTCGGAAAAGGACAAAAAATTAACAACATTTACTTAAATAAGTTGAAAAGTTACCCTTttacttaattaaaataaaaattaacccTATAAATCTAATTAACCCGTGAAAACATGTGCTAATATCTTCACTCTAACAATACTCTCACCttgaattcaaatttaatttcacgggattattttaatattaaatttatttttttcctggagtaatgtattttaaaatattggcaaaaataaaatattcttaaataatatatagatttgtttttttaaacaatataaGTAAGTATAAAGTTTATTGACGATTAACTTGCAAAATTATTTCTGAAATTATTGAGTGATGTACCATTAAGTACAAAATTTGGAGTTGGACCAAATAAAATTGAGTGAGTCAACATGAATATAATTACGGGTGTTTAAAAAACCCGATGACCCTAGGCTACACTGTGATCCCAATCAGTGGATATCTCTTTGAGAAGATGAAAAGCCTTTTCAAGGTCGATCTCTTTGAGAAGATGAAAAGCCTTTTCAAGGTCGACTCCCACTAGGTGTAAGTGACTGGGTTCCAAACCTCACCCTTGATAAAAAGATATTGAAGTAGCCTCATTTCTTTCTCCGTAAGTACTTGGAAAACTTGTCGTAGGTGTTTTTTTTACCTCTAAAGTCTTACTATACACCACAATATCATCCAAGTATACTACGAGATCATCCAattcatttgggttgggttgggttcaaataaatgaaaattttatgagttgTATTGATTCAAGGGTTCACcgaatataacccaaaccaactcgAACGAACCTGAGTTTATTCTTatctttaaaatatgttttttttattacttgtaacaaaattatttatacatatattaattttaattttatttagattcaatacttttttaataatttattcttcaacaactcttaaaatagtttctttgcactttagaaagaaaattttcactatttaaattgaaattgagttgttaatcttaattcaatatatgaaaaataattaaataagttttttacatatttatattgtgttttttttagaacaaaattttaaacaaatgactCGACTAACCctaaccaacccaacccaaatatttcatggttgggttgggttgagttcattttttaataagggttatttaggTTGAAGAAATAATTTATAACCCGAAAAATTAGATTGGCTCTAAAAAGTCttacaacccaacccaatccatgaACATCCCtaaatataatttagaaaacatttattctcaattaaaaaaattagatatttatATATTCTATTGTTATTAAATCTCTAGTTTTAgtaagattgatagtataaataTTATGTTAGTTGAGGTAGACGCACTCTAAGACATTTTGAAGAGTATgtctcaaaagaaaaataaagtaacCTTGGATCGCATGTTGGAGTACATGGAATGAGCGAAACAAAGGAGATCCATTCCCAATACATCTACTCGGACTATATGGATACAAAATTATTTGAAGGAAGTAGTTTCCATTAAAGATGCTCCTAACCTAGGTTTTTCACTTGAATAATGAAGCAGTTTCTGGATTTCATTCAACTTGGTCTCCTCCACAGAAAGGTTTTATTAAAATCAATGACAGGCCTGGGTGATATCAAAGCTTTAGTTATGGAGTTCCTTTGTACATGTTAGTAGAAAGTTAGGTCTTAGAGTACATGAAGCTGCTATAAAGTTTCTGGTGTTTGGAGTAGTTGTTTCCCAAATTCCCATAATGATGTAAGCTTGCATAATTGCCCTTGAGGCCTAATAAaagtatttcttttttatttatttaaaaatatttcattaattttatcatttatcttattagacaaaattttaatgttttgaaaCATAGAAACTTATGAGATACATCCCAAAGTATAAAAACTAAGTTAATATAATCACATactagttattattattattattattatgtttagaTAAAAGTAAATATTGTCACATAGAAGTGTTataaaaaagggggaaaaaaactataaaatagTTATTTCTGTAGGTGGGTTGGCATTTAATAACGAAACTGAGTTGAATCAGGAATTTATGAATCTTATCCACCGTGAAACGCTGGGAATTCCTCCATTAACGACCGTGAGCAAGTAATAACCGGCCGGTGCAACATTTGGCGACGGTGGAGCTTCCACAACGGCACTCACCCATCCGCCATTGTCGTCTCTCTCCATCCTCTTGCTCCTTAGTTTCAGCAACCTTTGATTCATCGAAAACGAGTGGGTCGCAAATGGCGGTGCGTAAGCGTTAAATTCTACAGCATTTTCCCTCCTCCTCCCCAATTTGAATCGAACGGTGAACTCTCCGCCGTATTTGATGCCGTAATCACCGCGAGCATAGTTTATCGTCACATTTCTTGGCCTCTGATCATCGTATTTTGACTCAATGTAGTGTGGATGATATGCTTGTAATCTGAGTTCTGTTGGGTAAGGTACGTTCTCGAATGTGTAATTTCGTTGGGGATTCCCACCTGCAATTAGGATTCTTCCATCAGTAAGAACAATCGCTGACGAGTGGTACATTCTTGCTATTTTGGTGGATTTCAGGACTGAGAATCTTCTGTTTGGTTGGTTTTTAGGTTCGTAGAGGTAGGGTTGAAGGGAAGCGTTTCTCGCATTGCCCCATCCTGCACAACCAGTTTTAGCGCCATTAATGATCAAGATATTGCCCGTAGGAAGGATCAGCATATCGTGTAAAAGCCGAGATTCTGGCATGTCTTCCATTTTCCATTTATGTGTGTTACCAGTTATCACCATTCTTCCGCATGATCGCAGACCTTTCATGAACTCCCCACGTCGTGCTGCCCTGTAAGCTCCGGTAGCAGAGCCCCCACAAACCATGATTTCGACCTCTTGAAACCTGTTTCTGTGATCCAATGGGAGGATCACTGATGAGCCAGTGCTGGGGTAATTCCGCGCTCCCCCACCAGGTATTCGAGGATATGTCTTCACCACTCTGTTTCGTCTGTAATTGAACAGAATTGAGTCTCTGTTGGCGAAAATGAACAAATTCCCATCAGAGGAGAGATGAACAAATGGATAGAGGTTGTTTCCTCCCTCCTGATTGTTAAAAGTTTGGTGCAAGAATGGCAGATCATAGGACTTCTCTTTCCCCATTTTTGGAACGAATTCATAAGTGAATGTCCTCTTACCACCCACCACGATTAACCGATCATGCTCGGGAAGGACTTGATTCGTAGCATACCAACGATCATTTGATAGCAATGACTTGGCTTCACTCCAATCGCAACTATGGTCTTTACAAGGTCTGAACTTGCGGATTCTTCGCGACCCGCTACCATAACCACCTGTTTGTAACAACGTTCCATTGCTCAGGAAGGAACCAGAGGAGCACCAGGTATCGGAAGAAAGTTGGAGAGCTCTAACTTGATTCGTTGAAATGTCATACTCCACAGAATGCGCATAGCAGTTGGGGTCTATCATGTCAGAATGGGATGTCGTACACCTTTTCCCCCCAGATCGTCGTCGGAGTCGATATCCAGACGGGCCAGCACTAGTTTGATCGAATATAACAACGGTGTTGTGGTGGGTTAAAGCCATGTGCATAGCCACCACGCCAGTGTTATTCAAAAGAAGCTTCCACCTTCCTGCTGTTTGCGTTGCTGGGGAAACTCCAAATGCAGAACTGATTTCTATACATTGCAGTAGTAGCACGATCATGGCTTTCAGTACGATGAGTACTGCAGAAAAATGCTTATGGTTGGCCATGTGGATTGGACTGAATATTGTTGGAAAAGGTGAAATTGTTTATATAAGTTCTTCACTTAGTTGAAGCGATTAATGTTGGCAGAAAAGCTAGCTCATTCAAGAAATATTCTGAGTTAGTTTGGCAGAAATTCATGCTACAAAAGCTGAGCGTGAAGTTTGCCTGAAACTTTATTTGCTTATCTCTACAACGTATAGAAATCAATGCAAATGCCTCTTCTGTGAAGGTGTTACTTATTAGGTGGAGTTCAATGTGGCTGGTAATGAGAGATCAAGTCTGATAGCCCATTAAAAATATCGTAATTACATTCAGACTAATGCAAAACTAGTTTTCATAAAGAATTTGAGGCATCTGTTACCCCTAGGAGACTTATCGAACATCATTTTTAGACATTTTATGGAATGACAACATGAATGAAATTGAAGATTAGAGGAAAAACTATGGATATTGACAGAATTATATTGTTCGACTTGCGTGGCAGCATTGTCGTAGACATTCAACATTGAAAGCGTTTATCGCCATTTGAGGGAGGTGCAATGAGACAGGAGGATGCAAATGCATAGTTTCTTTGCTTACTGCCTTCAAGTAAATCATGTCCTCAATTATATTTGTcggtgaaaatttattttttaaatgaaggaaaaggaaagtgaagaatcccacattggttaaATCAACAAGGAGATGTCTTCTTATTTACCCCAGAAGCGGTGAAGAGTTAGGCAAAGGAGTTAGGCAAAAGAGTTAGGCAAATGTGGATTTGATGGTCTATCAATGGTGTGTGtggaatatttttttattaaaagggttttatttatttattttaaataaataacaataataattttctttaaatcatTTGTTCTTTTTAGTCATCCGAATTTGCCGTGGTCCGCTCTATGCGTAAGTACGCACGTTACCTTCTTTGTGCACTCTCAAGGCCTATAAATTGCCTTCAGTGCTTCAGAAGGAAGGTAGAAAACCAGAAATCGTGTTCTTTCCCTCCATGCTTTTCCTCTCCTTTCCCTTCACATTTTTCAAGCACAGTTAGTCTAGAGGGGTGTGAGAATTCTGATTGGCTTTCGGTGCAGTTTCGATGGAGACCGATTTATATTTGGGCTATATTTTATCTTGGGACGACGTGACATCCTCTATGAAGTACTTGCACATCGGACAGAGCCACGAAACGCCTTAAAGAAAACGAGATCCACGACTCAGCCTTTTTTCACAAGTGTCTGTTTTGCAAGTTTTTCGTTCACTGCTGCTGATTCCATAGCCTCCATTCCTGTTGCAGTTCACCAAAGCCTCCATTCCTACGGGGTTCATCGAAGCCTCCATTCTTGTCACTGTTCGTCAGGTAGTTGTCTCAACAATTTTAAGACGACTTTCTTTTGCTTCCGTGCGTGATGGTCATACCAACACAGAACAACATTTTGTCCACCGATCTCAACCGCCCTTTCCGTTTTGAAGAGACACACTTCAAAcgttagaagtagaagatgtTGTTCTTCCTTACTGTGAAGAAAGTTGTTGTCGCCTGCACCACGGAGAAGCCAACTGTCCCAAAAATTGATTTGACCGAACAACAGATCAAAGATGCTACTGCTTCGGAGGAAAATGACTTTCTCTGCaaaaattttatcttaaatgGTTGGATTGATGATTTATATGATCATTATAGCACGATGACCACAACAAAAGAAGTCTAGGACGCCCTACAGAAAAAATATGATACCGAAGAGGCTGATTCAAAAAAGTATGTCATCAGTCGTTATTTGAAGTTCCAAATGATGGACGAAAAATCTGTGGAAGATCGATCCCATGAATTGCAGAAGATTACTCATgaaatcatcagtaaaagtatGCCCTTAAATGAACAATTTcaagttgttgttattattgacaAGTTACCCCTTAAAAACGCACCAAGGCATAAAACCAAGGAATTTTGGAAAGT comes from Benincasa hispida cultivar B227 chromosome 2, ASM972705v1, whole genome shotgun sequence and encodes:
- the LOC120071813 gene encoding aldehyde oxidase GLOX-like, translated to MANHKHFSAVLIVLKAMIVLLLQCIEISSAFGVSPATQTAGRWKLLLNNTGVVAMHMALTHHNTVVIFDQTSAGPSGYRLRRRSGGKRCTTSHSDMIDPNCYAHSVEYDISTNQVRALQLSSDTWCSSGSFLSNGTLLQTGGYGSGSRRIRKFRPCKDHSCDWSEAKSLLSNDRWYATNQVLPEHDRLIVVGGKRTFTYEFVPKMGKEKSYDLPFLHQTFNNQEGGNNLYPFVHLSSDGNLFIFANRDSILFNYRRNRVVKTYPRIPGGGARNYPSTGSSVILPLDHRNRFQEVEIMVCGGSATGAYRAARRGEFMKGLRSCGRMVITGNTHKWKMEDMPESRLLHDMLILPTGNILIINGAKTGCAGWGNARNASLQPYLYEPKNQPNRRFSVLKSTKIARMYHSSAIVLTDGRILIAGGNPQRNYTFENVPYPTELRLQAYHPHYIESKYDDQRPRNVTINYARGDYGIKYGGEFTVRFKLGRRRENAVEFNAYAPPFATHSFSMNQRLLKLRSKRMERDDNGGWVSAVVEAPPSPNVAPAGYYLLTVVNGGIPSVSRWIRFINS